Sequence from the Ziziphus jujuba cultivar Dongzao chromosome 9, ASM3175591v1 genome:
CTTTGAATTCTAAACCTCTCCATTTCATATAGCTTGGCACACAGCACCTTCAGTGCCTTGGCCTTGTTCTGTAAGAGATCCAAGTAATCAGAAAGAGATAATAcggggaagaaaaagaaattataaagagAACAGGAACcagatgaaaaagaagaagcagcTATCCTGCAGGATACTAGACACTGTTAAGCTGATTGAAATATACAGATAACATGTGCTGCATGAATGATGATGTAATTTATTACTGACATTGACATCTGGAACTCCATATCCATATGAAGATACAATACTAATAGCTTAAAAACTCCTATGTGAGAATCTTCATGCTGGCAGCATCAAGTCTATACCAGAGGAATTTCAGTATCATAGATAAACAGTTGGGGGATGAGAACAAAAATTGAAGAGCCAGGCCAGTCTAGAAAAGAAATTACACTTGTGGTTGACCCTAATCATTTGAGCTAAATACTATGTGCAATAGTACTGATCAATCATTGAATTACCAGGAAACAGACTGCATATATGTTTTAATTCATGTGATTCCATGGAGTTGCATTTCTGAATAAATAGTAATTGGTTAACGAATACAAGACCAGTGCCATTTCAAACTTGAGGACACTAAAGGAATCTAGTTGAAATCATTTACCATGTGCTGGGATCGTTCATCTTGAATGGCCACGGCTATGCCACTAGGAATATGAGTTATTCTAACAGCACTGTTAGTGGTATTGGCATGTTGACCACCTGAACCACCAGATCTATAGGTATCAATTCTCAAGTCTTCATTCCTTAACTGGACATCTACCTGAAGAAGCTCCAAAAGACATATAATAAATAGACAGGAGAAAATAACAAGAGATTATCATACACACCAATAATCACATTATTGACAAAAAGCACAAAGACAACCATATGAAAAAATACATAACCCCTCAGGTTGAAAACCAAACAATGGAACTCATTAATAGGCAGAAAACACAATCTCAAAATGTTAGCACCTCATCAGCCTGAGGAAGGATAGCAACAGAAACAGCACTTGTGTGAACACGTCCAGACTTCTCCGTCACAGGAACTCGCTGCAAAAGGGAAACTAGTAAGTTATTTCTGGTGTCAGCCATATATATTGTGAGTTAGACCATATATATTGTGAGTTAGACAGGTGGGATAAAACCTGCACTCTGTGAATCCCACTCTCAAATTTAAGTTTCCCATAAACATCAGCTCCTGAGATTGCAGCACTAGCTTCCTGATAATGAGATTTAACAAGTTTTAGCATAACTGATCAAATATCAAAAACAAACTTTAACTGATATAGGCACCAGGTAATACTACTTATGAACAATTATAGAACTTTTGTAAAATAAGGCCCAGGCCCAAAAAGAGGCcactttgatatttaaagggGATGAACCATACCTTATATCCTTTAAGATCAGACTCTGTAAGATCTACCACTTCAAACTTCCATCCTTTCTTTTGTGAGTATTTCTCATACCTGTTGGATTTAGTCTCAAATGAAAACTTTCAAATACTTTACAACCACTCATATTTAGAATGTAGTTGTAACTCACATTTTAAATATGTCCATTGCAAACAAAGAAGCTTCTTCCCCACCAGTTCCTGTTACACCTTTTgtcaataataaagaaagagaCGGTGCAAAGGAAACATTTCGAATAAGCATtttattaagaatatatatcCATGAACTTGCATTAATATGCCTATATATCCATGAACTCGCATTAATATGCCTATCTTAACAGGTAACAATTACCTGCTCTCACCTCCAAAATGCAGTCCCTCTCATCAGCAGCATCCTTTGGAAGCAGTGACTTCAGCAAGAAATTCTGCAATCTTTTCTCCTCCTCTATGGCCTGGCCTAATTCTTCAGTTGCCATGCTAAGCATGTCATTGTCTTCAGAACTTTCAGACATCAGTAATTTCAAACCATCAATCTCCTGCAAAGAGGAATGAAATAAACACCACATCACATACAAATGCTAACCCCTTTTAAGGAAGCAAACATTTGTATCTTCTAAAACATTAAAGACATAAACTTGCAAATAGTTTTTTTATGGATTACGGCATTGAATCAATAGATTTAGCCTCCAGCAAAAAAGAATCATAACCAAAGACAGTGTGAGTTATAACTGACAACTAACTCTGGCTCTGAAATGGACTTTCtttaaagtaaacaaatatCAGTAGAAAAACATGTGACCCAGGCTACTGGCTAGGACCTCAACACAATTGCTGATTAATTTACAGCTAAAAAGCCAAATAAGATATTTTCCCAATCAGAAAATTTGTTTGTCAATATAAGCACTTCCATTGAACAAATTTGGGTCAAGAGGAAACAATTAAAATATGTCCAAAAGCACTCCAGAAAgctgaaaagttatggaccgaCATTATGCACTTATGGCATTTCTTAGCGTACTCCATCAGGACTGCGACTAAAATGGAAGGATAATGTACCAGCCACACCCAAAAGTAAAAGTGGTGATAGTAAACCAACTTATTCACTAATTAAAAGCTAAAGTAGCAAATGGGGAACATCATAGTCCTTAAAAGTTTCTTTATATCAAACCAAGAGAACATAGACAGAAGATGGGGGTAAAGGCGTGCAGGAATCATTACCTTCTGCTTAGCCCTTAACTTGCTAATGAGGTCCGTTGAAGTTCTAAGCTTCCGAAGCTCCTTATTAGCCCTTGCATAATCTGCTGGTGAGGCTTCCGGCTGTCTTCAATCAACAGCAAGAAAAGAAGTAATCACCTTTTAATATCTATGATAATccgaaaatattaaaaaattattaaaaaaaaaaaaaaaaaaagttgtgcaAGTAGAAAAACCTGGTTTATAAGATTCTGAAGAGAAGCGCTCCTGTGTTCAATTGCCGAAAGCCTCTGTTCCATTATCCTAATAATGTTTGCCGACAATTGGGGCTGCAATTCTGCTAATTCCAAAATGTTATGTTATTATAATCCCAAAAGGAGTCTTAgagaatttctttaaaaatcaaAACCTTCACtcttaattttacaaaattttatttttaataaataaataaattctgagGGAGTAGAAAACTCTAGTGCaaataaaagttgaaaaagaGATTGGCAAGGCAATTAATTAAAGGGGCCATAATACCTAAAACAGTTAAAACCAAAACCTTACCTGTTGAAGAAAAAGAACGAAGAAATGAGGGAGAGGAGGCAGCAATTGGCGGTGGcacaataataaatacaatggaaCTTCCATTTCCATAGCTCTTGCTGTTTGGGTTCGTTGGGAAAACTGATTGGAATCGCTTTAGCAGATTTCGCCACGAATGACTTCTCATTCCCATTCTAATTCTCAGATTGTCCaactaaaaagaaataataaaaacataaacaataataataataataacaatattagcCTAATACACAGCCAGTGATTCAGAAGAAGCAGACGAGAGTCGTACGGCGCGCAGTAGGGAACGGCTTCGTTTTGGTGTGATTTTTGATGGTTTACCATGTACATCTTATACCCCATTTGTAGGTTCGGCCCACTGCTAAAATCTTTATcactcttcattttttttttttttttttttttttttttttagaattatattacacacagacacacacacacacacacaccaatgGCTGTcagtttaatttcttttaagttttttttttcctttttactttttggttttttaaccGTCGTTTTCAtgatataaatgcattttaatatatttatatttatagtgtCTATTATCTGTTTGTTCCTCTTCAAATCTTTTATTGTAACCcgatgaatttttatttattttttgaatgtttaaagataaagaaagttaatttcatattaaaaattattaagtttttgttagaattctatatttttcataattatcttttatttacaaaagaaaacacaaatcTATCCTCTACGCATAATTTGGAATCTTATTTTATGGAATATTTAACTATAGATAATAATGTATTTCTTATACAATTTTACATAAAGTTCATAGAAGGTGGAAAGTTATGAATGATGATggatcacatatatatatatatatatatatattggatatttatttCCCTAAACcttaaaggccaaaaaaaagagTCAGATTTacaatgttaaaataaaaacttaaattagTGAGTGGATGCAGCTTTTCAATTGTAGAGaatcaatataataaatattaaattgcaaCAAGATATGTGGGAAAAGTaagggaaaatataaaaaataagtcATGATGATTTATGAAAATTgcaaaattaactaataaatatagaaaatataattaaagagttttagttttattggagctatatatatatgtgtgtgtgtgtgtgtgtgtgtgtgtgtgtgtgtgtgtgtgtccatATATAAATCacgatttaaaaaaattgttgaaaagaTGCTGTTCAACTTCAATTATagtattgtcaaaaaaaaaaaaaattcaattatggtatattttaaataaataaaaaacacttCAATTATggtatatttcttaaaaaaaatatcaattatagtaaaataaaaagtaaaaaaggggaaaacttaaaaataaaaaggggggGAAATATAAATAGGAGGAGGGAAAAGTTGCagtgttttattaattaattggtgtAAGGGACTCCAAACTATCTCTTCTCTCAGACAGTAATTAACAAAGGAAAGAGCAGCCTATGCGAACAAAAAACTAACAGTCATGGGTTGATGAAGTGGCACAGATCGATCCATCAGATGATTAATTTTTCACACGTAcgcataataaaatattttacactAGTCAGCaatacatgatatatatatatatatatatatatttcttttctgttAATGTTGGGACGTTAAATTAATCCATCAAGAGCCAACTTTGCCACCCCCATCGATtggcaattaattttttttttttttcgggttaCATAATAAAAGTAGAAAAGAAATAATCTGAAAATTGATGATGGATCATCCCTTCCATCACTCTCAGAGTCGGGACTAATGTTGTCACgcatcatttttaattttcatcacCAAATCATCATCGtcgtcaccatcatcatcatcaggaGGGGgttaatgaatgaatgaatattGAATGAATGAATTCGAGTTGAATTGATTAACAAtactaataatagtaataatgatgatgatgatgatgcagaTCACCGCTTGAGGCCAGCGAGGTAGGGAATTCCAGTGTACTTAATCCACCCGTCTCCTCCAATGAAGCGTCCGACAGTGAATTGAAGAGCCTCATTCCTGCCGATGACCCTGAAGCCCTTCCACTTGATCCTCCTGGTGGTGGCAGCACCGGGACCGCGGTTGGCATACTCGGCATAGTAGAGGGTGTCGAGGGCGAAGTTGCCGGCCCATGGGTACCAACCATCCGGGTTGACAAAGTCTGCCAGAGTGGACTCCATGATCACGGTCCTGGAAAACTCCTTCCACGGCCTCCCCAAGTATGTTTGGATCTTGAATCTCATAGGGAACAGTTTCGCCTCTGGCACGATGTTGCAGTTGTGGATCACCAGCCCTGTTGTCTCGTGGGATTTGGATCTTCCTTGTGCAGTCACGGTGTTGAGTTGGTTGTCCATGGGTTTCCTCACTATGATCTTGCAGTTCTGGATCACGGCGGTCGAGTCACCGAATATGAAGTCTATGGTCCCAGATATCACGCAGTTCCTGTAGAATTGACGTCCCGCTTGCACGTACAACGTGTCCTGGTAGGCGTCCATTCTGCAGTTGAAGAAGGCCGACATCTCCGATTGGACACGCAGTGCCACCGCCTGGTGTCCATCGGGACCTGCTGTGTTACGGAATCCCATGGATTTGCAGATGAATCCAGGTCCAATAGCGGCTGCATATACAACAATGTAAAAGGAATATTATATATGGGGGTctttagtaaatattatatatatatatatatatattataaatatggatGGATGGATGGCTGTTCTTACAAAAACTGGCCGTCCTGAAGGTGGAGAATCCTCCGCGGTTGCTCTTGTTGCCAGTGACGATGGTCTTTCTTGGGCCATCTCCGTACATGAAGATGTTGGCCATGTTCTTCTCGACGGTGATGTACTCGTCGTACACTCCGGCCTTGACGTAGATGATATATCGGCCTTTTTGGTTCTTAGGGTAGGCTTTGAGGGCAGCACTAATGGTATTGAAATTGCCGCTGCCATCCTTGGCAACTACCACATTGGGCTTGACCCCTGCTGCCCTGCCAGCAGCTGCCATAAGCTTCCTATCGGCTGCAGAGAACCAAGTGGGGAACCCATCGGCACCCACCTCCGTCGTGCCCAGAAGGCGGCGTCCACCAGAGTTGAGTGCCTTGGGGTCCAGTTTCAAACCGAAGGCCTCGAGGACCTTGCTCAGCTCCGAAATAATAGCCAGTGCATTGTCCGTAAGAGCAGACGCATTTCTAAGAGTTTCCCTCATGTTCTCCTGAATTTTGGGCTCAGGAACTCCATCAAGGCATGTCTCGGCATAGGTAACGACGGAGCTCAGCCAGCTCTTGAGCTCATCGGAACGGTCATTGAGTGTGTGCATATCCTTATCTCCAACCATGGAAAAAGAGGCTTGGAGCTGATCGACGGCCAGATCCAACATGTCCTTGCAGTCCTCGAGGGACATCTTCAAACGGGGGTTGTCTTTTGCATCCACCAGCAGAGACTGAGATAAGTTCAAGGATTTGCTCACCTGGTTGGCAGTGGCCTCCAAAACGGCCTTGATATAATCCTTGTAATCCGCGCTGGAGTTCTTAGCCACGGCCTCCAGGCTTTGCTGGCATGCGCCTTTGTAATCCGTATGGGAACACAAGGTATTCACCATCTTGGAGGAGGATGAGACACCATCATCACCACCATGTTTGCCATTGTGAACCACGGCCACCACCGCAAGGGCCACCCCGACTACAAGAATCAAGGATATCCCCGATGCTGCTACTTttcctatcatttttttttttctctccctccCCACCTCTAATCCTTTccctcaaaattaaaaaatacctttcggcttttatatgtatatatatatatatatatcaaggaaATCCAAATGCAAGGCAGGGTCGGAGAGATAGAATATCAATGAAAGAAagcaagaaagagagagatggaCTAATGCCTCGTCTCCCTCTGAGCACACACACCTCTGGGACTTATTGAAATAAGACGATGCATAACCATGGTTTTATATAGAGAAAAGAAGTGGTTCATAATTTCCTCCTCCAATTACCCTCTTCTCATCTGCATGCATGCATTCACTGGTTCACCGGTTTTTGAGCGGGTTGTTGTTCGAACTTTTGGCCTAGCCACATTTGCCAATCCCtatttttagtattcatttGCAATAGTAATCAATGTTGTTGCATGCTCCATCTCGCATGTGTAATCGATCTGGAATAAATTTATTCAACTTTGAATATATTTCGTTAACCATTTCTGACAATATAGATCCATTGATCTCTTtgacttaattatttatttgttatcatcTATGTATATgaatgttcaaaatttaatcgataaaaatttacaaaaattgatggaaatttaataatgaaatttttcgttgaaattttaaaattattttatttaattaatcaattatcaaattgattataaaaatattaaaaaaatattatatttttttaatcaatttaatttataataagtgttaataattataaataaattattattaataataatatgcaaaaaaaaagtatatatttgataaaatattatttattaattaagataaaataattattacaattacattatatttcataaatattattttaatatttatacaatttttaggtagttaaaaattattgatttattcTTCGGTTTCATTTTAAgatgtaaaatgaaaaaaataattattaaaatatatttttttgataatttttcatataattattaatatgtcaacaataaaatgtattatatatagttgtttagcataatatatttttttattttttttatttttatttgcttaatactattaatttaaatattatcaatacaaattttatatactattgtattttcatattattattttatattattattttcatcttttaacgaattcatattatataaaatatatagcaagtatatatatatatatattattcaatttaatttattttattttatttatattattaaatatttaaaagataattaaaaggtaaataaactattattaaagttaattttgtaaaataatttactaaacatcaataatatttataaatttttttataaaaaaattttaaaaaatttcaaagatattttcaaaatttccatagaaatgtCAAAAATTCtgatgaatttttaaaacatttagatgtatattatggaaattttactCGTTTtcgtttaaaaatttaatttttttcatcccttttaaaaaaaaaaatttaaaaatgaaagtttcaaatatttataaccTTATTCATATACAATTTCAATAACCACTACATGAGATACGAGATGGTGCTAACATGATATCTTCACATATGGTTAAAATTGTTGCTAAATAAACTTCTTCTTTAGTatttcttaaaaagaaaaaatctttgGCAAATAAATAAGCTTATTCTTTAGAAGAGACAAGTAATGCTTAACACATACACTTTGCATTggtaaatattgatttaattgtttcttATATCTTCACGGAGTCATTCCTTTTTTGCAAGTgatcatcaaatatatatatatatatatatatttatttatttatttatttattttatttttttggttttaggaGGTTATTTTTAACtagtttcattttatatatatatatatatatttatttatttattttatttttttggttttaggaGGTTAT
This genomic interval carries:
- the LOC107426184 gene encoding pectinesterase, whose product is MIGKVAASGISLILVVGVALAVVAVVHNGKHGGDDGVSSSSKMVNTLCSHTDYKGACQQSLEAVAKNSSADYKDYIKAVLEATANQVSKSLNLSQSLLVDAKDNPRLKMSLEDCKDMLDLAVDQLQASFSMVGDKDMHTLNDRSDELKSWLSSVVTYAETCLDGVPEPKIQENMRETLRNASALTDNALAIISELSKVLEAFGLKLDPKALNSGGRRLLGTTEVGADGFPTWFSAADRKLMAAAGRAAGVKPNVVVAKDGSGNFNTISAALKAYPKNQKGRYIIYVKAGVYDEYITVEKNMANIFMYGDGPRKTIVTGNKSNRGGFSTFRTASFSAIGPGFICKSMGFRNTAGPDGHQAVALRVQSEMSAFFNCRMDAYQDTLYVQAGRQFYRNCVISGTIDFIFGDSTAVIQNCKIIVRKPMDNQLNTVTAQGRSKSHETTGLVIHNCNIVPEAKLFPMRFKIQTYLGRPWKEFSRTVIMESTLADFVNPDGWYPWAGNFALDTLYYAEYANRGPGAATTRRIKWKGFRVIGRNEALQFTVGRFIGGDGWIKYTGIPYLAGLKR
- the LOC107426181 gene encoding peptide chain release factor 1, mitochondrial encodes the protein MGMRSHSWRNLLKRFQSVFPTNPNSKSYGNGSSIVFIIVPPPIAASSPSFLRSFSSTELQPQLSANIIRIMEQRLSAIEHRSASLQNLINQPEASPADYARANKELRKLRTSTDLISKLRAKQKEIDGLKLLMSESSEDNDMLSMATEELGQAIEEEKRLQNFLLKSLLPKDAADERDCILEVRAGTGGEEASLFAMDIFKMYEKYSQKKGWKFEVVDLTESDLKGYKEASAAISGADVYGKLKFESGIHRVQRVPVTEKSGRVHTSAVSVAILPQADEVDVQLRNEDLRIDTYRSGGSGGQHANTTNSAVRITHIPSGIAVAIQDERSQHMNKAKALKVLCAKLYEMERFRIQSSRSKLRSEQIGSGDRSERIRTYNFPQGRVTDHRVNITHHAVNDVMEGENLDVFIDALLLQQEMDALTSFSSSQQN